In the Desulfosporosinus acidiphilus SJ4 genome, GGCAGGATGATATCTTAGGACTGCGGGAAAATTGCTCGTTTTTTGGTTTCAGTGCTAATTTTTTCGATAAATATATCGACATACAAAAAATCTATATGAAGTATGAGGGGTTGCCTCAACAACCAAGCCTTGAAAGCGCAGTGGATAGTTTAGAAATAGAAAAGGCTTTACCTTTTCATGATGCTCTTAGTGATGCTGCATACACCGTGGATATTTTTAGGAAGGTCTATGATTTTTCTAAAGATGCCATTATTAATTGGGAAAAAGTACAGCGAGAAAATGAATTTAAGATTAATGAACTAAAAGGTTTACTAAGCCAGACAAATATTTACTGTCCTGAATGTGGAAATTATGTGGCAAAAGATAAGGAGTTTAGCAAATCTAAAAAGTATTTTGCTCATGGTTTTTGCCAACAATGCAAAATGCCTATTCGACACGTTGCTAGAATTATAAATAAAAATGGAGAATTTACGATTGTTTGTAAAGATAATATTTATATAAAAGGTGAAAGCGTTAAGTAAGGATAATAGATTCTTTGGCGGATTAGGTTGCAATGGGCTTTTTAAAAGTCTGTCGCGACCTTCTTTAATTCATCCAATGGTGAGAATCACTTCTAAATTGGGAGTGCTCAACGTTTTCTGCCAATTAATAGTGGAGTTGAGTTTTGCGAGATTCCCGTTCTTTCATCGGTAATCTTGTTTGAGATAATAGGGATCATAGAAGAATTATTTAGCCGAACGTTCTGGATGCAAGACTGATTAACGTTCGAATTTATTCTTGACCTTTACAAGCCCTTCCTGTACAATGAACGTAAGAAATAAATAAGAGTTCATATAATCGCGGAGATATGGTCCGCAAGTTTCTACCAGACTGCCGTAAATGGTCTGACTATGAGCGAAAGTGTACCTAGGGCGATGAGATCGTCCAAGTGGTACAGATTTGATTGCATAATCAAATTACACCGAAGGGATAAAAGCCCAGGCGGGTAGGTTTCACTCTTTCTTTTTAAGGGGGAAATTTACTCGCCTGGGCTTTGATTTTTTATGGAAGTGAGGGGTTTCGTTGAATCAGATCGGAGTTATTATGGGCAGCGATTCAGACTACAAAGTGATGGAGGATGCAATCAAGATCCTGAGACAATTTGAACTGGATTTTGAAGTGAAGATTTCGTCAGCTCATAGAACCTTGGAGCGAACTCTTGACTGGGTCAAAGGCTTTGAGAATCAAGGAGGCAGACTAATTATTGCGGGAGCGGGTTTAGCAGCCCATTTGCCTGGAGTTATAGCGGGGGCAACGACACTGCCAGTAATCGGTGTCCCCATGAACAGCGGCCCCTTGAATGGCGTCGATGCTCTCTATGCTATTGTGCAAATGCCTCCCGGAATACCTGTAGCCACCGTTGGGATTGGCGCTGCCCGTAACGCTGCCTTGCTTGCTGTACAAATTTTAGCTGCAGGGGATGATGCCTTGCGAAGGAAGATAAAAAACTACCGAGCCAAAATGGCAGAGGATATTGCTGCTAAGGATGAGGCCTTGCAAAAGAAACTAAACGAAGATTGAAAGTTAGGAAATAGAAAGGAGATTCTGCTTTGATTGACAGGTACACACTTCCTGAGATGGGAGAAATCTGGACAGACGAACACCGGCTTTCTCTGTGGTTGAAAATTGAAATTGCTGCCTGCGAAGGTTGGGCAAAACTTGGCAAGATTCCTAAGGAAGCCGTTGAGGTGATCAGAGAGCGGGCATCTTTCACTTGGGAACGGGTTCAAGCTTTGGAAGAAGTAACACAGCATGATGTTTTAGCGTTTTTAACCAACGTTGCTGAGAATGTGGGCGATGAAGCCAAGTATATTCATCTGGGCTTAACTTCATCGGATGTTCTCGATACGGCTTTGTCTTTGCAAATGGTTGAAGCAACGGATTTGCTGTTAGCTAAGATGGAGGCCTTGGAGGCGGTTCTCCGCCGCAGGGCAATAGAACACCGGGATACTTTGATGATGGGACGTACTCATGGAATCCATGCTGAACCTATTACCTTGGGTTTGAAATTTGCCCTCTGGTACGATGAGATCAGACGCCAGAAAAGACGCCTCGATATTGCCCGCGAAGAAGTGCGGGTGGGAAAAATTTCGGGAGCGGTGGGGACTTTTGCTAATGTAGATCCCCAAGTGGAAGCCCATGTCTGTCAATCCCTTAACTTGAAACCAGCCTTGATTTCCACCCAAATTCTCCAGCGTGACCGCCACGCTTACTTTATGACGACTCTGGCGGGGATAGCCAGTTCCCTCGACAAAATGGCTACCGAAATCCGCAATTTACAGAGAACGGATGTTCACGAAGTTGAAGAAGCCTTCGGCAAGGGCCAAAAAGGGTCTTCAGCCATGCCGCACAAAAAAAATCCAATCACTCCGGAAAGGATTTGCGGTATGGCCAGGGTTGTACGAGCAAATGCTCAAGTGGCTTTAGAAAATGTAGCCTTATGGCATGAACGGGATATCTCCCATTCGTCGGCTGAACGGATGATATTACCGGACAGTACTTTGGCCTTATATTATATGCTTCATAAAATGGTTCAACTCATTGATCGCTTGCAAGTTTTCCCTGAGCAGATGAAGTTCAATATAGACAAAGGCTTGGGATTGATTTTTTCTCAACGGGTGATGCTGGCCTTAGTGGAAAAGGGCGTAAGCCGCGAAAATGCCTATGCTATGGTGCAGCGCAATGCTATGGAGGCTTGGAACACCAAAGAACAATTTAAAAACTTAATCAGTCGGGATTCGGCAATTCGCAAATATTTAGATGAAGAACTTATTAATAACCTATTCGACTATGACTATCACACAAAACATGTTGGGGACATTTTTGAACGATTAGGGCTAGTTTAGGAACCTAGGAATCTAGGAATCTAAGAGCCTAAGAATCTAAGAGTTTAATAAGGACCCAGGTATCCTATGACTTAACGAACTTATACCTAAAACCATGCATTTTAAAACTATAACATATCGAAGTAGAGCAAGTTGAGAAAAGGGTCAACTTGTAATGCCCGGCAAAAAAAATTGATCGATGGAAAGGGGTAATAACGATGGAAAAATTAGAACTAAAGTATGAGGGAAAAGCTAAGAAAGTCTATGCAACGGATGAAAAGAATTATTATTGGGTGGCGTATAAGGATGATGCCACAGCGTTTAACGGCGAGAAGAAAGGACAGATTGCTGATAAAGGAGAGGTTAATAACCAACTTTCAGCACTTTTCTTTACGGAAATTGAAAAAGCGGGAATCCCTACTCACTTTGTTCGCCTGCTAGGGCAGCGGGATATGCTGGTGCGGAAATTGGATATGATTCCCCTGGAAGTTGTTGTTCGTAATATTGTGGCAGGGAGCTTGTCCAAACGTCTCGGTGTAGAAGAAGGGTTTATTCTCTCCCAGCCTGTCGTGGAATTATATTATAAAGATGACGCTTTAGGTGATCCCATGGTCAATGAATCACATGTTGCTGCCATGGGATGGGCCAAGCTCGAGATTGCTAAGGAGATACAAGTCATGGGACTGAAGGTCAATGAAATTCTGCGCAATATTCTTGCCAAAGCGGGCATTGACTTAATTGATTTTAAATTGGAATTTGGTATTGACAATGGCAAAGTGATTTTGGGTGATGAAATATCTCCGGATACATGCCGCTATTGGGACATCAAAACTCGGGAAAAGCTGGATAAAGACCGTTTTCGCCGAGATCTGGGTCAAGTTGAAGAAGCTTATCAGGAAGTATTTCGAAGGGTCAAAGAGGTCTTGGCAGGACAATAAGCATTCTGTTTGTTGGGGAGGACGGCGAAAAATCTCTTAATCTGCATCTGAGATTTATGGTTTTTCGCTTTGTCTCACTATTTTAAGGGGGGACAAAATTGTTCGATTTAAGCCTGGACAAACCACATGAGGAATGTGGCGTCTTTGGGATCTATGCTCCCAATCAAGAGGTGGCTCGCTTAACCTATTATGGACTCTATGCTCTTCAGCATCGCGGGCAGGAAAGCGCCGGGATCGCTGTTTCTGACGGACATTCGATTGAAATTCATAAAGGAATGGGTCTTGTCTCGGAAGTGTTTTCTAACCACATTGTTAAGAATCTACACGGGAAAATGGCTATTGGACATGTTCGTTACTCAACAACAGGTTCTAGTTTATTGGCTAATGCCCAACCCCTTGTTGTGCACTATCAAAAGGGAATGATGGCCTTAGCGCACAATGGAAATTTAACCAATGCCAGAGAATTGAGGGAAGAATTAGGTGTGAACGGGGCCGTCTTTCAAACAACGACAGACAGTGAAGTTATTATTAACCTCATTACCCGCTACCGCCGGGATTCTCTCGAGGATGCCATTGTCAAGACCATGATGGATTTGCGCGGGGCTTATGCCGTAGTAATTTTAGCAGAGGATAAACTTTTTGGTTTAAGAGACCCCCATGGGGTCAGACCTCTT is a window encoding:
- a CDS encoding 3'-5' exonuclease; the protein is MNYVVFDLEFNMFFPFKEGDSANPALKNEIIQIGALKLNDQLEKIDEFNLLVKPYVYKRLNPYVKRKTNINTSKVIPRRPFWEAMESFEAWIGSEVVLCSWGQDDILGLRENCSFFGFSANFFDKYIDIQKIYMKYEGLPQQPSLESAVDSLEIEKALPFHDALSDAAYTVDIFRKVYDFSKDAIINWEKVQRENEFKINELKGLLSQTNIYCPECGNYVAKDKEFSKSKKYFAHGFCQQCKMPIRHVARIINKNGEFTIVCKDNIYIKGESVK
- the purE gene encoding 5-(carboxyamino)imidazole ribonucleotide mutase, whose translation is MNQIGVIMGSDSDYKVMEDAIKILRQFELDFEVKISSAHRTLERTLDWVKGFENQGGRLIIAGAGLAAHLPGVIAGATTLPVIGVPMNSGPLNGVDALYAIVQMPPGIPVATVGIGAARNAALLAVQILAAGDDALRRKIKNYRAKMAEDIAAKDEALQKKLNED
- the purB gene encoding adenylosuccinate lyase — its product is MIDRYTLPEMGEIWTDEHRLSLWLKIEIAACEGWAKLGKIPKEAVEVIRERASFTWERVQALEEVTQHDVLAFLTNVAENVGDEAKYIHLGLTSSDVLDTALSLQMVEATDLLLAKMEALEAVLRRRAIEHRDTLMMGRTHGIHAEPITLGLKFALWYDEIRRQKRRLDIAREEVRVGKISGAVGTFANVDPQVEAHVCQSLNLKPALISTQILQRDRHAYFMTTLAGIASSLDKMATEIRNLQRTDVHEVEEAFGKGQKGSSAMPHKKNPITPERICGMARVVRANAQVALENVALWHERDISHSSAERMILPDSTLALYYMLHKMVQLIDRLQVFPEQMKFNIDKGLGLIFSQRVMLALVEKGVSRENAYAMVQRNAMEAWNTKEQFKNLISRDSAIRKYLDEELINNLFDYDYHTKHVGDIFERLGLV
- the purC gene encoding phosphoribosylaminoimidazolesuccinocarboxamide synthase, producing the protein MEKLELKYEGKAKKVYATDEKNYYWVAYKDDATAFNGEKKGQIADKGEVNNQLSALFFTEIEKAGIPTHFVRLLGQRDMLVRKLDMIPLEVVVRNIVAGSLSKRLGVEEGFILSQPVVELYYKDDALGDPMVNESHVAAMGWAKLEIAKEIQVMGLKVNEILRNILAKAGIDLIDFKLEFGIDNGKVILGDEISPDTCRYWDIKTREKLDKDRFRRDLGQVEEAYQEVFRRVKEVLAGQ